The Streptomyces sp. NBC_00162 sequence GCCAGCGCGGCGATGACGGAGCCGACGACCATGACGCCGAGCACGGCCACCAGGGTCGGCTTCTTGCCGTGCTGGTCGCCGAAGCGGCCCAGCAGCGGGGTGAAGACGGCCGCCGACAGCAGGGTGGCGGTGGTCACCCAGCTCACGTTGGCGGTGGAGGTGCCGAGGTCGTTGCGGATGAGGCCGAGGATCGGGACCGGCAGGGTCTGCATCATCGACACGACCATGGCGGCGAGGCTCAGGGCGAAGACGATGACCGTCTCGTTCCGTCGCCCGGTGGCCGTCGCGGCGGCGGGGGAGGGGGTGCTCATGGCTGGCAGGACCTTCTTCGGGCTTCAGAGCTTCAGGACGCAGATGTTTGACGTCATCAAGTAACTCCGTCGACGGTAGACGTGGATAGTTAAGGTGGTCAAGTAAACAATTGATAATGTCAACCATTCTGGGTAGGCTCGAGGCATGTCTGGTAAGAGCGGCACCGCCCCGCACGCAGCCCCCGCCAAGCTCCAGCTGCTGGAGCTGCTCGCCGCCATCGGCACGGCCCAGTGGCGCGACTTCGCGGCGGCCGCCGCTCATTACGGCCTCACCTCCACCCAGGCCAGGGTCCTCGCGCAGCTCGACGGCCCCGTGCCGATGCGCGGGCTCGCCAAGCTGCTGGTCTGCGACGCGTCGAACGTGACCGGCATCGTCGACCGCCTGGAGGCCCGCGAGCTGGTGCGCCGCGAACCGGCCCCCACCGACCGCCGCGTCAAGAACGTGGTGGCCACGGACGCGGGCCGCGAGGTCATCCGCCGCGTGCGGGAGGAGATGCAGGCGACCCACGGCGCGCTCGACACCCTCGACGAAGCCGAGAGCGCGACGCTCTACGCCCTGCTGGAGCGCCTGCGCCCCACGATGGAGAAGGACGCCTGAAGTAGCCTCGACCCCTATGAGCACCCTGCAGACGATCAACAACGTGTCCGTGCTGATGTGCGAGGCCGAGGGCGAGGTCATCGCCGGTGAACGCGAGGCCCTCGACTGCATAGGCGACGCGGGCTACCAGGGTGCCGAGTGGGTCGTCATCCCCGCCGAGCGGTTCGACGACGCGTTCTTCCGGCTGAGCACCCGCGTCGCCGGCGAGATCATCCAGAAGTTCGTCCAGTACCGGGTGGGGATCATCGTCCTCGGAGACATCTCCCGCCACACCGAGGCCAGTTCGGCGTTGCGCGACTTCGTCCGCGAGTGCAACCGCGGGACCCAGACGTGGTTCCTCGCCGATGACGCGGAGCTGCGCGGGCGGCTGGCCGGGGCGGAAGCGTGAGGAGCGGCGCCCAGGTCAGGATCCTGCGGGCGGCCGGTCGCGCCGCCGCCGTCTGGAAGAACGGCGGGGGAGTCACCCGGGAGATCGCGGTATTCCCCGAAGGTGCCGGGATGGACGACTTCGTCTGGCGGGCCAGCCTCGCCGAGGTCGCCGCCGACGGGCCCTTCTCGGCCTTTCCCGGGATCGACCGTACGATCACCCTGGCCGAAGGCGCCGGCATGGACCTCACGGTCGGGGGTGTACGCCGCCTCGTGGACGAGCGGTTCGCGCCGCAGGACTTCCCCGGGGACGAGCCGACCGGCTGCCGGCTCCTCTCGGGTCCCGTCGTGAACTTCAACGTGATGTACCGCCGGGGCGCCGCGGAGGTGGCGACCGCCGTCGTGCGGGGCCGGCTCTCGCGCGCCGTCGTGTCGGACGAGACCCTGCTGGTGGTCGCCCTGGAGGGGGCGGCCACGGTGCAGGTGGGGCGGGGCCCGGCCCTCGCGCTGGCCCAGTACGACGCGGTCCTGGTGATGGGCGACTTCATCGACTACATGGACATCTCAGGGCACGTGGCGCTGGTCTGCTTCCGGTAGCCGCCCGCACGGTCAACGGATCCCCAGCTTCACCCACTTCGCCGAGCTGGGGACGCCCTTCGCGTTGAGCAGGAACAGCATGTAGTACCCGGGCGGCGCGTCGGCCGCGGTCGGCGGCGTCCGGAGCCCGATCGCGGTGCCCCGTACGCCGGTGCGCCGGAGCTCCAGGTGGCGCTGGCTGGTGTTCACCGAGTGCGTGACGGTCGTCGGCGCCAGCAGCACGGCGCGCGCCACGTCCTTCGGCGTCGAGCTCGAGACCTCGAATGCCGTGTCGTGGCCGAGCTCGCCCGCCGGAACCCGGTCGAGGGCCGGCCGGGGGCCACGGTGCAGGTAGGCGGGCTCGTAGAGCTCGATGCTGCCGTCCATCCCGTCCCTCATGTCAGGGTCGTTGGCGATCTGCTGGAGCTCGTCCCCGGTGACCATCATCCGGCCGTCGGGCATGATCAGGGCGTTGGAGTGGTAGCCGCGGGGCAGCCGCTGCGCCGGGCCGAGCTTCCAGTGGCCGCGCGCGTCGCGCAGCTCGATCTGCCGGTACTTCAGGTCGGCCTTCGGGTTGAACGGCCCGTTGCCGTAATCCCGGGTGTCGAGCGCTCCGTTGACGGTCAGCAGCGTGCCGTCCGGCAGGATCAGGGTGTCGTCCTGGGTGCGCCCGAAGGCACGCGGCTCCTCGATGGTCCACCGGCCGCCGGACAGCCGGTACGTGTGCGGGTCGCGCGGGTCGCCGCCGAGCACCAGGACGGAATCCGGCCCCCGGAAACCCGCCGGGAGGGGCACGGCGGAGCCGTACCCGCGGAAGTCGGCGGGTCGCCGCGGCAGGTCGGTGCGTACCTCCCTGACCGGGTCGAACAGCCACTGCTGGTCGGCGTCACGGCCCAGCCCGTAGATCATCCCGTCCCGCAGCGAGAAGAGGTGCGGGTAGTCGTTGCGGAACGGGGCGTCCGAGCGCAGCCGTTGCGAGGCGAGGTCCAGCGGGATGTCGAACGCCCGCCGGGGCACGGGGTGGCGCAGCGCGGGGAAGCGCTCGACCACCGGGGTGGGGGTGCCCGTACCGCGCTCGGACTGGCCGGACATGATGATCTGGCGGCCGTCCGCGCCGGTCACGACCGAGGGGTACCAACGGCCCACGGACATGTCCCGGTTGCGGTACCAGATTTCGGTCCACGGGTCGAAGACGAAGGACAGCTTGGCGCCGCTGCCGCCCTTGCCGCCCACGTTGCCGCCGAAGACGCCGACCATCCCGTTGGGCAGGTAGGCGTGCCCGGCGCAGAAGAAGGGTGCCGGGCGCGGGGCGTGGCTGCCGTCGGGCATCAGGACGACGGGCGGGGCCACCTTCTTGAAGGCCTGCGCACCGGTCCCCTTGGCCGGATCCCAGAGGTATGCGCGGCCCGCGTTGGTCCGGCCGACCGTGTTCGTGGGCCCGGTCTCCTTGGTCGGGTTCTCCTCCGTGCGCTCGAAGGAGAAGAGCAGCACCTTGCCCGTCGGCAGCTGGGCCAGGTGCACGCCGAAGTCGGGGGAGGGGAAGTACTGCGTGAACCGTCCGAACTCCGCTGCCGTGAAGCGTGCGTTGGCCTTGGTCTGGGACTCCCGGAGCGCGGTCAGGCTCGCCGTGCGCTTCGTCTGCGGATAGCCCTGGGTTCCCTTGGCCGCCTCGCGCAGCCGCGCGTGCGCCCGGGCGTGGTCCTCGCCGATCACGGCGGCCTCGGCCGTCTCGGCTCCCTCGGTCCGCTCGACGGGGCGGGGCTGCGGAGCCGGCGACATCGCCGTGAGGGTCAGGGCGGAGGCGATCACCCAGGCCGACACTGCGGCGGAGCGGTGCGGGCGGGACATGGAGCTCCTCTGCGTCTCAAGTTCTGATTCGGCAGATATTAGGAGAAAGCAGATATATCGGGTCGATGTGACGCGACGCGGCGCCATTCGGCCGAGCGAGACCGCCAGAAGGATCGTTTCTGCGGTGAACCGCTGCGGCCATAGAGGTGAGACCGCGTACCCGTCGGCCCTCCGCGACCGCCGCGGGGGGCTATCCATGTCGACGTGATCAAGTCGCTCCGTACCGGATTCACCGCAGCCGCCGTGACCGCAGCTCTCGTCACGCTCAGCCCCTCGGCCGGGGCCTCCGCCTCGGCACCTTCCGCCAAGGCTCCCTCCGACCAGGTGACCGTGGACGTCGCCTCCGTCAACGGATCGGGCTGCCGTCCAGGCAGCGCCGCCGTCGCGGTCGCGCCGGACAACACCGCCTTCACCGTCACCTACAGCGAGTACGTGGCCCAGGCCGGCGGGGGAGCCCCCGCCGTCGAAGGGCGCAAGAACTGTCAGCTCTCGCTCGTCGTCCACGTCCCCCAGGGCTACACCTACGCCGTGGCCCAGGTCGACTACCGGGGCTTCGGCAGCCTGCAGGAGGGCGCGATCGGAACACAGAAGGCCAGCTACTACTTCCAGGGCATGAGCCAGACCGCCCAGCGCAGCCACAGGTTCAACGGCGCGTTCGAGGACAACTGGCAGGCCACCGACACCACGGGCGTCGAGGCGCTGGTCTTCGCACCCTGCGGCGAACAGCGCAACTTCAACATCAACACCGAGCTGCGTGCCGAGGTCGGAACCTCCGACCCGGCGCAGACCAGCTTCATGGCGCTCGACTCGACGGACGGTGCCATCAACAGCGTGTACCACTTCTCCTGGAAGCAGTGCCCGGTGGACTGACGGGCAGCACGCCGTGTGCCGGGGCACGCCTTCGGGCAGGCCCCGGCATCCGGCATTCGGCCTCAGGCCGACGCGCGCCGGACCAGCTCGGTGGAAGTGATCACCGGGCGGGGTGCGGGGCGTCCCTCCCGGCCCCCGCTCCCCAAGCTGTCCAGCAGCAGCCGCGCCATCAGGCGCCCCATCCCCTCGATGTCCTGGCGTACGGTCGTCAGCGGCGGATCGGCGCTCTCCGCCACCTGCTCGGCATCGTCGAAGCCGATCACCGCCACGTCCCCGGGTACCGTCCGGCCGTGCTCCCGCAGCACCCGTAGCGCGCCCGTCGCCATCAGGTCGTTCCCCGCGAACACGGCGTCGATCCCGGGCCGGCGGTCCAGCAGTTCGGCCATCGCCCGGGCCCCGCCCGCCACGGTGAAGTCCCCCTCGGCGACCAGTGCGGGATCGGCCTCCGGCAACACGTCCCGGTAGCCGCTCAGCCGGTCGGCCGCCGATGTCTGGTCGAGCGGGCCGGCGATGTGCGCGATCCGCTCGTGGCCCTGCGCCACCAGGTACCGTACGGCCGCGCGTGCTCCCCCGCGGTTGTCCGCGTCCACGTACGCCACCTCGCCGTCGGGCTCGCCCGGCTCCCCGGGCCCGGCGGTCCAGCCCGGCCGGCCGCCGTACACCGTGGGCATGCCGATGCGCCGGGTGATCGCCGGCAGCGGATCGTCGGTGTGCAGGGAGAAGGCGAGCGCTCCGTCGACGTGGCCGCCCGCCAGATAGCGCTCGATCCGGTCGTAGTCTCCCTGGTCCTCCACCAGCAGGAGCACCAACTGCATGTCGTGCGCCGTCAGTTCCTTGCTGATGCCGCGCACCTGCCGGGAGAAGAACGGGTCGGAGAAGATCCGTATCTCCGGCTCGGCGATGATCACCGCGACGGCGCCGGTACGCCGGGTGACCAGGGTGCGGGCCGCGGGGTTCGGCACGTAGCCCAGGTCCCGGATGGCCTCGCGCACCTTCTCCACCAGGTGGGGACGGACTCCGTCGCCGCCGTTGACGACGCGGGACGCGGTGGCCCGGGATACCCCGGCGCGCTCCGCGACCGCCTCCAGGGTGGGGCGGTCCCCGGGACGTGTTTCCGGCACGGGTGCTCCTCCTGGATGTCCGCGGGCGCTGGCCTCGCCCGGGCAGCAGGGTAACCCGTACCGCCGGGAAGGTGATCACCTTCCCGGCGGACGGACCTCACCAGCCGATGCCGAGGGTCAGTCCGGTCGGCGGTTCGGAGTTGCCGAGGATCTGTACGGAGGACTGGTCGTTGATGTCGTCGTAGGGGAATCCGTAGGCCCGCTGGTTCAGGCCGACGGTGTGGAAGAAGCCGGCGTAGTCGTTCTTCGCCGGTCCGGTGTAGTACGCCGCCGGGCTGTACCAGGCGGTGGTGTCGAGGGCGACGCCCCGGCTGAACGCGGCGCAGAACTCCGCGCCGAGCTGCTTCTCGGTGTCGTTGCCCGAGGCCATCGCACCGGCGCAGGCCATGACGTCGGGCGAGGTGGGCTTGCGCAGGGTGAAGGAGCCCGCGCCGTTCTTGCCGAAGGTGAGGGTGGAACCGGTGACCCGCCCGGAGAAGGTCTCGCCTAGGCGGTTCAGGGTGAAGGGGTGGGTGGTGTAGTGGGCCCATGCCTGGTCGATGGCGGCGGTGAGGTGGTCCTGCGCGGCGCCGCCGGGCTGGAAGAGATCCGAGGAACGCGGCGCCAGGATGCGGTAGTTGTTCTGCAGCGGCCTGAACGCGGGGCCGACGGAGGACGCGTACCGCTGCATGACCTCGGCGCGGGTGGCGGTGATGCCCCGGGTGGTGTCGTGGCCGCTGGAGGTCTGGCGCAGCCGTGAGGTGATCGGGAAGCCGAACTGGTCGACCTGGGTGGTGTTCCCGCCGAAGGCGACCTGCCCGTACACGTAGGTGTACTCGTACCAGTCGTAGTACACATCGCTGTTGGGGTCGTCGGGGTTGCGCGGATCGGGGCCGCCCCAGCCCTGGTCGTCGGGGGAGACCGGGATGTACATCGGGGAGCCGAGCGAGAGGTAGATCCGGCCGCCCCGGATCGCCGGCGGGGAGGGGACGGTGCCGCCCACCTGGGCCAGGGTGAAGGACATGTCGGGGTAGTTGACGCCCCGTTTGACCAGGTGGCCGGGGGCGGTGGCGTCCAGGTGGCTGATGTGTGCCATGGTGCCGTCGGGCTTCATGTACGACCACTGGCCGGGCGTCACCTGGCCGAGGACGGTGACGTGGATCTGTGAATCGGCGTACGTGCCCCCGGTGTTGTTCTGGAAGGTGATGGGGAAGCTGCCGGTGCCGCCCCCGCCCTCGCCGCCCCCGCCCCCGCCCCCGCCGCCCCCGGTCCCGCCGACCGTGTGGGTGAAGTGCGGGGTGTCGTAGAGCGGGCCGCCCTTCTCGTACGTGAACCAGTACGGGAGGGCGGAGCCGGGAGCGAAGCCGCTGACGGTCTGCTCCCAGGTGCCCGCGTTGTTCGTCATCCGGAAGTTCTGCTGGCCCAGGCCCCCGCCCGGCAGGTAGTGGACGTCCACCAGGGCGGCCGGGACGGCGGGCTTGAACCAGATCCGGACGGTGCCGGAGCCCTGGGCCGTGACGCCCTGCGTGTAGTCGGCGGCAGCGGAGGCGGAAAAGGCAGCGGAGGCGGCGGCCCCGGCGGCCGCCGGGGCCAGGGCCGGGGAGCCCGCCAGGGCGAGCAGGACGGCCGCCAGGAGCAGCGGGATCCGCCGCAGGAACGTGGTGTTCACGAGCGCTCTCCTCGGTCCGGGCCGGTCAGTGGCCGAAGTCGAACCAGTTGAGGTTCACGAAGTCGGCGCTCTGGCCGCTGGTGAAGGTCAGGTACACGTCGTGGGTGCCCGTGACCGCGCTGATGTTCGCCGGCACCGTGCGCCAGCTCTGCCAGCCGCCGGTGTTGGCCACGGAGAAGCTGCCGACCGGCGCCGCGGTGCGGCTGTCGAGCCGTACCTCGACGAGGCCGCTGACCCCGCCGGCCGCTCCGGAGGCTACGCGTCCGTAGAACTGCCGCGCGGCCGACGGGCCGAAATCGACACCCTTGTAGACGGCCCAGTCACCGTTGCCGAGGGTGGTGAGGTCCTGGCCGCCGCCGGTGTCCGTGGTGTTCTCCTTCGCCACCCCCGCCTGGGAGTCGTACGACTCGGCCTGGATCGGGGCGTAGGCGTCGCGGTTGCCGGCCGGCGGGGTGGTGGGGGGAGTCGTCGGCGGCGTGGTCGGAGGCGTCGTCGGCGGTGTGGTGGGCGGTGTGGTGCCGCCGGTCGAGCGGAGCACGGACACGTAGTCGACGACCATGGGATGACCGGGCTCGGTCGCCGCGTCGGGTCCGCCGCCGAAGGCCGCCGGGAACTCGCCGCCCATCGCGACGTTCAGGATGATGAAGTAGCCGTGGTTCGTGGCGTTGGTCCAGGTGGTGGCGTCCACCTGATCGGCCCGTACCGTATGGAAGTTGATCCCGTCGACGTAGAAGCGCATCTGCTCGGCCGCGGTCGACCGGTCCCACTCCACGGCATAGGTGTGGAAGCCGCCCTGGCAGCTGGTGCCGGGGCAGACGCGCTGCCCGCCGATGCCGGACTTCTCGTTGCAGGGGCCGCCCGGGCTGGTGCCGCAGTGCATGGTCGCCCAGACCTGGTTGATGCCCTGCACGTTCTCCAGGATGTCGAGCTCACCGACGCCCGGCCAGTTCCACCAGTTGCCGCGGTACGGAGCCCCGAGCATCCAGAACGCCGGCCAGTAGCCCTTGGCCGCCGGGCCCGTGACGTTCGGCATCTGTATGCGGGCCTCGGTGCGCAGTGTGCCGCCCACCGGGGGCTGGAAGTCCGAACGCCGGGTCTCCACGCGCCCGGAGGTCCAGTTGCCGGCCGCGTCCCGCCGCGGGGTGATGCGCAGGTTGCCGGTCCCGTCGAGGGAGACGTTGGCGGGGTCGGCGGTCATCGTCTCTATCTCGCCGGTGCCGAATCCCGCGGGCCCGCCGGGGTAGCTCGTACCGGTGGTGTACTGCCAGTCGGCGGTGTTCAGGCCGGAGCCGGCGGGCCCGTTGAAGTCGTCCAGGAACACCTGGGACCAGCCGGCCGGGGTGGGGGGAGCCGTGGCGCCGGCGGGCAGGACGACCGCCACCGAGGCCGCCGCGACCACCGCGATCGTGCTGAGCGCGGCTGAGACGGCCCGCCGGACGGCGGGCCGATTCCTGTCGGATCTCTGACGCATGGGTGCCCTCTCTGGAGCGCCGTGAGGCGCGGTGCGGGGGGAAGTGCCGGGGAGGCGCGCCGTCTTGAGAGCGCTCTCAAGACGCGCCGCTGGACACTGTGCTCCCCGCCCCTTCGGGCGTCAAGACATCGAACCGGGAAAGGGCCTGCGGGCCAACGGAGTTCATTCTTTGAACGTTCTCGGCGCGGACGGCGGGCCGTGCCGACGGGAACCCACCCGTACGGCCCAACCCGCCGCGCCTCATACGGGCGGACCGAGGACCTCGTGCGCACCGGCGAGGTCGTGGACGGCGGCGGCCGTCCCGGTCAGCGGAAGCAGCCCGGAAAGCGGGCACAGCACCGGCATCTCGTGGTCTACCTCCCACTCGCCGACGGCCGCGGCGCCGCGGCTCTTGCGGCCGCCGCCGGTGTCGGTGGTGCAGACGGCGTACAGCCGTCCGGCGCAGCCCCGGCAGAGCAGGGCGTCGTGGCCGGTCACGGCCGGCCCGCCGGGGGCGGCGCCGCCGCCGCGGCCGTCCCGAGAAGGCCCCGGCCGCCCAACGTGCCGGGTCCCCCGCGCGCTTGTAGCGTCGGTCGCGTCAGGAGTCCTGGTGACCCGACAGGAGTCCGCCGGCCGGTGCGCAACCGCGCGATACGCAGAGTGCGCGGCGTACGCAGATACGGATCACGCCCGCGAGGCGCGCCGAGCCGCCCGAGCGCAGCCCGCGCCGGTGCCGGGACGGCCCGTCCTTCACGCCGTCGCGGGGCGTGCGCACCGTACCCGTACGAGAGGCCGTGCCGATGCCGAACGACGTTCCGATATCGAGCGTGCTGCGTGTCGAGAGGGGCCTGGCCGGCCCCGAGGAACTGGCGGCGATCGCCGTCGTGGTCGCCTGCTACGCGGGCCGCACCGCCCATGCCCGCGCCCGGGCGAAGGGCGCCGGGCAGGAAGCCGGCCGGCGGCGCGCCGCCCGCCCGGACGCCGGCTGCTGGGCAGGCTGCTGGGCCTGCCGCTGAACCCCGTCCGCCGGCCGGGCGCACGGCCGGCGGACAGGGAAGCGAAGTGGTCACCTCCGCTGCAACACCGTCGTGAGGACCTCGAGCAGCGTCGCCGCGGGATCCGCGACGGCGCCCTCGGAGCGCCAGGCCACGAACCCGTCCGGGCGTACGAGCAGCGCGCCCTCGGGGTGCATCCCGTGGACCTCGGCCCAGTCGGCGCCCGTCTCCTGGAGCAGGTCGGCGCCCGGCCCGGAGCCGATGGTGTAGGCATCCAGCCGGGCGGCCGGCAGCTGCTCGGCCACCCGTGCGGCCGCATCCCGCCACGGCGTCCCCGCGCCGCTGAGCAGTACGAACGAGCGCTCGTACAGGTCCAGGGCGGAGATCCGCTCACCGGCCCTGAGCAGCCACATGTGCGGGGCCCGGGTGCCGGTGTCACCCATCAGGCGCATCGCCTGGGGGATGATCGGCCGTCCCGGATCGCCGCCGATGACCGCGCCGCGCGGGTAGCAGTAGCCCATCGCCGTGGGCAGCACCCCGCTGCCCGGCCCGCCGCCCATGGTGGGCGGCGGCGCGTACCCCGGGTGGCTGTGCTCCGCCGAACGGGCCGACGCCCGCTCGCTCGTGGCCTTCGCCACCGGCAGCCGCTCGGCCTCGTAGGTGTCGAGCAGCTCGATGCCGGCCGCCCCGTCCAGCACCGCGGCGATCTTCCAGGCCAGGTTGTGCGCGTCCTGGATGCCCGTGTTGGAGCCGAAGGCCCCGGTCGGGGACATCTCGTGGGCCGCGTCACCGGCCAGGAACACCCGGCGGCCGGACGAGTACCGCACCGCCACCCGTTCGGCGGCGTGCCAGGGAGCCTTTCCGCCGATCTCCACATCCAGGTCGGGCACTCCGATGGCGTTGCGGATCTGCTCCACGCACCGCTCGTCGGTGAAGTCCTCCAGGGTCTCGCCCCGGTCCGGGTGCCAGGGGGCGTGGAAGACCCACTGCGTCGCGTTGTCGACCGGCAGCAGCGCCCCGTCCGCTCCCGGCCGCATCAGGTAGCAGACGATGAAGCGCAGATCGCCCAGCACCTCGATGAGCCGCTCCGAGCGGAAGGTGACGCTCACGTTGTGGAACAGCTCGCCGTTACCCGTCTGGGGGATCCCCAGCTGCTCTCTTACGGGGCTGCGCGGCCCGTCGGCGGCGATCAGGAAGTCGGCCCGCACGGTGGTGTGCTCGCCCGTCGTGCGGTTCTTGACCAGGGCGGTCACGCCCGTCGCGTCCTGGTCGAAGCTCATCAGCTCGGTGGAGAACCGGATCTCGGCCCCCTGCGCGCGGCTCTGCGCGGCCAGCACCGGCTCGATGTTGTTCTGGCTGCACAGGCACCAGCCGGTGGGGCTGAACTTGCGCAGCGCCCCCGACGGGTCCACCGACTTGATCAGCCACGTGTGGTCGCCGTCGGTCAGTGACCTGGCCTGCAGAATGCCCTGAACGCCCTCCAGAGCGGATGCCGCATGGCGGATCGCGCGTTCGGCCCCCGCCGTGCGGAAGAGCTCCATGGTCCGGGCGTTGATGCCGCGGCCTCGCGGGTGCGGGGAGGTACCGGAGTGCTTCTCGACCAGAAGGTGCCTCACTCCGTGGCGGCTCAGGAAAAGCGAGGTGGACAGGCCCACGAGGGAGCCGCCCACGACGAGAACCGGTACGCGAACATCGGCGTTGTCTTCCATCAGCTGCGGGCTCCTGTTTTCTGTGTGGGGGAGTGGACTCTTTATGCCCCCGATCGTCCATCAGGCCCGGATGATTCGCCGGTTGTCACCCGCTTGATCCGGACATGTAGCGGTACGTCCCCACCCGGATGACGATGAGCGACAGCGGCTCCCCCTGAGATCTGCCGGTCCGCCGTTCCCGACCGAAGCGGCCGCCGGCCCGGGCGGACGCCACCGGTGACGGACGAGGGGTCCGTACGCGATGGATCTCCACCCCCTCATGAAGGAGTGAGTAGATGACAACCACCCTGTCCGAACGGGTGTCGCAGTCAGCCTTCGACGGCTCCATGCTCCGGGTCGTCCTGCTGATGGACCTCCACGAGGGGACCCAGCAGCAGTTCTTCGAGGCGTACGAAAAGCTCCGCAACGACATCGCGTCGGTCCCGGGCCACATCAGCGATCAGCTGTGCCAGTCCTTCGAGAACCCCTCGCAGTGGCTCATCACCAGCGAGTGGGAGAGTGCGCCCCAGTACCTCGCATGGGTCAACAGCGAGCACCATGCCGAACAGGTCAAGCCGCTCGGTGCCTGCGCGCGCGTCATGCGCCCGCTCAAGTTCACCGTCCTGCGCGAGACCGGCCGCGGCTACGACCAGGCGGCCCGGCCGGCCGGAGCCCGGCTCCAGTCCGCGCCCCGCCTCGGCGCCGGCATCGTCCGCCACGCCCTCACCTTCACCGTCAAGCCGGGCAGCGAGAAGGAGGTCGCGGCCATCCTCTCCAGCTACGCCTCCCCGGCGGCCAAGGTCGACGACCACACCCGGCTCTGCCGGACCTCCCTGTTCATGCACGGCAACCGGGTGGTACGGACCGTGGAGGTCCAAGGCGACCTGATGGCGGCCCTGCGGCACGTCTCCGAGCAGCCCGAGGTACGGGCCGTCGAAGAGGCCATCAACCCCTACCTGGAGCAGGACCGGAACCTGAACGATCCCGAGTCCGCCCGCATGTTCTTCATGCGGGCCGCGCTCCCCGCCGTCCACCACATCGCCGCGGCCGGGGAAGCGGACACCGCGGACGTCACGCGCCACGCGCTGTTCTACCCGGCCAAGCCCGGCTGCGGCCAGGCGCTCGCCCGCTTCCTCGCCGGTCAGGACGAGGCCGCCGCAGCGCGCCCGCAGAGCCCCGTACGGAGCAGCAGCATCTTCCAGCGCGACGACATCGTCGTCCGCCTCGTCGACGTGCGCGGCCC is a genomic window containing:
- a CDS encoding FAD-dependent oxidoreductase; the protein is MEDNADVRVPVLVVGGSLVGLSTSLFLSRHGVRHLLVEKHSGTSPHPRGRGINARTMELFRTAGAERAIRHAASALEGVQGILQARSLTDGDHTWLIKSVDPSGALRKFSPTGWCLCSQNNIEPVLAAQSRAQGAEIRFSTELMSFDQDATGVTALVKNRTTGEHTTVRADFLIAADGPRSPVREQLGIPQTGNGELFHNVSVTFRSERLIEVLGDLRFIVCYLMRPGADGALLPVDNATQWVFHAPWHPDRGETLEDFTDERCVEQIRNAIGVPDLDVEIGGKAPWHAAERVAVRYSSGRRVFLAGDAAHEMSPTGAFGSNTGIQDAHNLAWKIAAVLDGAAGIELLDTYEAERLPVAKATSERASARSAEHSHPGYAPPPTMGGGPGSGVLPTAMGYCYPRGAVIGGDPGRPIIPQAMRLMGDTGTRAPHMWLLRAGERISALDLYERSFVLLSGAGTPWRDAAARVAEQLPAARLDAYTIGSGPGADLLQETGADWAEVHGMHPEGALLVRPDGFVAWRSEGAVADPAATLLEVLTTVLQRR
- a CDS encoding SchA/CurD-like domain-containing protein; translation: MTTTLSERVSQSAFDGSMLRVVLLMDLHEGTQQQFFEAYEKLRNDIASVPGHISDQLCQSFENPSQWLITSEWESAPQYLAWVNSEHHAEQVKPLGACARVMRPLKFTVLRETGRGYDQAARPAGARLQSAPRLGAGIVRHALTFTVKPGSEKEVAAILSSYASPAAKVDDHTRLCRTSLFMHGNRVVRTVEVQGDLMAALRHVSEQPEVRAVEEAINPYLEQDRNLNDPESARMFFMRAALPAVHHIAAAGEADTADVTRHALFYPAKPGCGQALARFLAGQDEAAAARPQSPVRSSSIFQRDDIVVRLVDVRGPLDAEPDTTLGVRGPRKAAVLDRLTAGPAERTRAAHHTMNLITDRRAPAQS